A part of Liolophura sinensis isolate JHLJ2023 chromosome 1, CUHK_Ljap_v2, whole genome shotgun sequence genomic DNA contains:
- the LOC135462991 gene encoding resuscitation-promoting factor RpfA-like yields the protein MSPSSSINEIDEKATTSNEYIYAAHEFAAAEPTDFPAPVTPHADTNGPFTYPPAPVAPPTDTIGPFTDLPAPVTLPADTNDPYTDLPAPVAPPTDTNGPFTDFPAPVAPADTNGSYIDFPVPVTLPADTNDPYTDLPAPVAPPADTNGPFTDLPVPIAPPTDTNGPFTALPAPVAPPTDSNGPFTDFPAPVAPPADTNGSYIDFPVPVTLPADTNDPYTDLPAPVAPPADTNGPFTDLPAPVAPPTDTNGPFTDFPAPATPPADTNGPFTDFLAPATPPADTNGPYTDLPTPATPPADTNGPFTDLPAPVTPLADVNSPFTDLRLIHCSVTIH from the exons ATGTCCCCCTCCTCCAGTATCAATGAAATTGATGAAAAAGCTACCACAAGTAACGA GTACATATATGCGGCACACGAATTTGCAGCTGCTGAGCCTACAGATTTCCCTGCTCCAGTCACTCCTCATGCTGATACCAATGGCCCGTTCACATATCCGCCTGCTCCAGTCGCGCCTCCTACTGATACCATTGGTCCGTTCACAGATCTTCCTGCTCCAGTGACTCTTCCTGCTGATACCAATGATCCGTACACAGATCTCCCTGCTCCAGTCGCACCTCCTACTGATACCAATGGCCCGTTCACAGATTTCCCTGCTCCAGTCGCACCTGCTGATACCAATGGTTCGTACATAGATTTCCCTGTTCCAGTGACTCTTCCTGCTGATACCAATGATCCGTACACAGATCTCCCTGCTCCAGTCGCACCTCCTGCTGATACCAATGGTCCATTCACAGATCTCCCTGTTCCAATCGCACCTCCTACTGATACCAATGGTCCGTTCACAGCTCTCCCTGCTCCAGTCGCACCTCCTACTGATTCCAATGGCCCGTTCACAGATTTCCCTGCTCCAGTCGCACCTCCTGCTGATACCAATGGTTCGTACATAGATTTCCCTGTTCCAGTGACTCTTCCTGCTGATACCAATGATCCGTACACAGATCTCCCTGCTCCAGTCGCACCTCCTGCTGATACCAATGGCCCATTCACAGATCTCCCTGCTCCAGTCGCACCTCCTACTGATACCAATGGCCCGTTTACAGATTTCCCTGCTCCAGCCACTCCTCCTGCTGATACCAATGGTCCGTTCACAGATTTCCTTGCTCCAGCCACTCCTCCTGCTGATACCAATGGTCCGTACACAGATCTCCCTACTCCAGCCACTCCTCCTGCTGATACCAATGGTCCTTTTACAGATCTCCCTGCTCCAGTCACTCCTCTTGCTGATGTCAATAGTCCATTTACAGATCTACGTCTCATCCACTGCTCCGTCACCATCCACTGA